The following proteins are co-located in the Bacilli bacterium genome:
- a CDS encoding cold-shock protein: protein MFKKQVEAVPEADTAIWTCTTEGCNGWMRADYTFDNVPTCPLCHGAMANEIRRLPVLQNQVK, encoded by the coding sequence ATGTTTAAAAAACAGGTTGAAGCGGTGCCGGAAGCGGACACCGCAATATGGACGTGCACGACCGAAGGGTGCAACGGTTGGATGCGCGCCGACTATACGTTTGACAATGTGCCGACATGTCCTTTATGCCACGGAGCGATGGCCAATGAAATCCGCCGGTTGCCGGTGCTGCAAAATCAGGTCAAATAA